A genomic region of Paenibacillus sp. PL2-23 contains the following coding sequences:
- a CDS encoding nitroreductase family protein encodes MENASSLQESATKEFYAAVEARRSIYSISKEQVVSDERIQEVVSFAVKHTPSSFNSQSARVVVLLGEKHSKLWSITTETLKAIVPEDQFASTEDKMKSFSAGYGTVLFFEDQEVVAGLQQQFPSYADNFPVWANQSNGMLQYVIWTSLELEGFGASLQHYNPLIDDKVKAEWDIPSSWKLLAQMPFGKPTAPPGDKTFKPLDERMKVYK; translated from the coding sequence ATGGAAAATGCAAGTTCATTGCAAGAGTCAGCGACAAAGGAATTTTACGCGGCGGTAGAAGCAAGAAGGTCGATTTATAGCATCAGCAAGGAGCAGGTTGTATCCGATGAGCGGATTCAGGAGGTTGTATCCTTTGCTGTGAAGCATACGCCTTCGTCCTTCAACTCGCAAAGCGCCAGAGTGGTTGTGCTGCTAGGCGAGAAGCATTCTAAGCTGTGGAGTATTACAACGGAAACACTGAAAGCGATTGTGCCAGAGGATCAATTTGCTTCAACCGAGGATAAGATGAAATCCTTCTCCGCGGGTTATGGTACCGTGCTGTTTTTCGAGGATCAGGAGGTTGTGGCGGGTCTGCAGCAGCAGTTCCCCAGCTATGCGGACAACTTTCCTGTCTGGGCGAATCAGTCAAACGGCATGCTTCAATACGTCATCTGGACGTCCCTGGAGCTTGAGGGCTTCGGAGCTTCTCTGCAGCACTACAATCCGCTGATTGACGACAAGGTGAAGGCGGAGTGGGATATTCCGTCCAGCTGGAAGCTGCTCGCGCAGATGCCGTTCGGCAAGCCGACCGCGCCTCCAGGCGACAAAACCTTCAAGCCGCTGGACGAGCGCATGAAGGTATACAAATAA
- a CDS encoding VOC family protein, with translation MTAYSLHPATRLGEVRLKVSDLDRSLDFYQDVIGLRVRSRQDGLAELTADGSDVLLVLQEVPNAYIVPERSVSGLYHFAILLPTRKALGLALRRLLDKGIQVGQADHGVSEALYLSDPDLNGIEIYRDRPRSEWEYNEQGFVKMRSEPIDWHGLLAEADGETWAGMPEGTMIGHVHLHVADLGQAKRFYCDALGFDIEADLKRQMGALFVGAGRYHHHLGMNIWAGAGAPPAPAHGTGIVYFTVLLPSEEELDKTVRNLEAYGCEVRREDSIRWVKDPSGSGIQVKLAVQRDALR, from the coding sequence ATGACAGCCTATTCGTTGCACCCGGCAACAAGACTGGGAGAAGTAAGGCTGAAGGTAAGCGATTTGGATCGATCGCTTGATTTCTATCAGGATGTGATCGGACTTCGTGTGCGGAGCAGGCAAGATGGATTGGCGGAGTTGACCGCGGACGGGAGCGATGTGCTGCTTGTGCTCCAGGAAGTGCCCAACGCGTATATCGTTCCCGAACGTTCCGTGAGCGGCTTATACCACTTCGCGATTCTTCTCCCCACACGGAAGGCGCTTGGGCTGGCGCTGCGCAGGCTGCTGGACAAGGGTATACAGGTGGGACAGGCCGATCACGGAGTAAGTGAGGCGCTGTATCTGTCCGATCCGGATCTTAACGGCATCGAAATCTACAGAGATCGCCCCAGAAGCGAATGGGAGTACAATGAGCAAGGTTTTGTCAAAATGCGATCGGAGCCAATCGATTGGCACGGCTTACTGGCGGAGGCGGATGGCGAGACGTGGGCGGGGATGCCGGAGGGTACTATGATCGGGCATGTGCATTTGCATGTAGCGGATCTTGGCCAGGCGAAGCGGTTCTATTGCGACGCGCTGGGCTTCGACATCGAAGCTGATCTTAAGCGTCAGATGGGAGCGCTGTTTGTTGGAGCGGGCCGCTACCATCATCATCTCGGCATGAATATTTGGGCGGGAGCGGGCGCGCCGCCAGCGCCGGCCCATGGTACCGGCATTGTATATTTCACCGTGCTGCTGCCTAGCGAGGAGGAGCTCGACAAGACAGTGCGCAATTTGGAAGCGTATGGCTGCGAGGTGCGGCGCGAGGACTCCATCCGATGGGTGAAGGACCCCAGCGGCAGCGGCATTCAGGTGAAGCTGGCTGTCCAGAGGGATGCTCTGCGTTAA
- a CDS encoding histidine kinase: MRYGYRKSKRTTKREQPSRMELTRLNQELEEKLRQRTAELEGTSLRLQEAMLETYEALDEVAIWEERNRIAHDIHDMLGHQLAGAAVQLEAAKRLTHIDPDSARSKLDAALESVRRGLEDVRIAVRMMKEHSPKKDWADALHELMDEMERMTGVTINRLIHGDIPVLDAFTKKSIHHALQAGLANGMKRGASRRFDFSLRMEGNMLRFSLKHDGTSHTTMPDGDSTFLHAMNEKIRHLGGSVELLPTSPLGGAELRIALPLKNE, translated from the coding sequence ATGAGATATGGTTACAGGAAGAGCAAAAGGACCACAAAGCGCGAGCAGCCGTCCCGCATGGAGCTGACGCGGCTGAATCAGGAGCTGGAAGAGAAGCTGCGGCAGCGAACAGCGGAGCTGGAGGGGACGAGTCTTCGGCTTCAGGAGGCGATGCTGGAGACCTATGAGGCTCTCGACGAGGTTGCCATCTGGGAGGAGCGTAACCGCATCGCGCATGATATTCACGATATGCTCGGCCATCAGCTCGCAGGTGCGGCTGTTCAGCTCGAAGCCGCCAAGCGGCTGACTCATATCGACCCCGATTCAGCCAGAAGCAAGCTGGATGCCGCGCTGGAATCCGTTCGGAGAGGACTGGAGGATGTGCGAATCGCCGTCCGTATGATGAAAGAGCACTCGCCCAAGAAAGACTGGGCAGATGCCTTGCACGAGCTTATGGACGAGATGGAGCGAATGACCGGCGTCACGATAAACCGGTTGATTCACGGAGATATCCCCGTCTTGGACGCTTTTACCAAAAAATCAATCCACCACGCCTTGCAGGCAGGCTTGGCGAATGGCATGAAGCGCGGCGCCAGCAGGCGGTTCGACTTCTCTCTGCGAATGGAAGGCAATATGCTTCGATTCTCGCTGAAGCATGACGGCACCTCCCACACGACGATGCCTGACGGCGACAGCACCTTCTTGCACGCAATGAATGAGAAGATTCGACATCTGGGAGGCTCTGTCGAGCTGCTGCCGACAAGTCCGCTCGGAGGAGCCGAGCTGCGAATCGCCCTCCCGCTCAAGAATGAATGA
- a CDS encoding carboxypeptidase regulatory-like domain-containing protein — protein sequence MIAKGMIRRRRSGKRFLASVLATVLLLAAPLQAWAETTEAQQLQELEESLETLAEKLEGEFTTAEEGINGKEEAVADTAGDVSVMDAPILNPLKPYWNSKTVTIEGMSYPGAEITVWLTRYSDSYQAGTTKVDEQGRFSIPITVSFEGPYSFRAIARYSDGTLSQHSLPVETIIDVKAPDGPSEKSWFSPSTSQIELSWHAPYGSNQPTAYQVYRDGELLGETALLYHLDEGLSPGTIYEYQVFGIDAAGNRSKPLAITASTTRNDIYRVSEVEMDVIRETAISPDGKTTAYVEEKWPQYVLHIMNEEDGAKHQVQLEEGGSFDHIQLSQDGRYTLFSAEISEDDHYTEQIFRYDRTTQELEKLTEGALSSYLIGARDDGQLIVYLEQPAYYEDPYKLFRHDLATGQREELPLPQPWADYTSYMTLSADGMHMVYALEGWGLGASEEEEPEPEPEPEPEPEPVTGLFAYDLSALTTKAVSPSAPDSKVSMSRDGQRIAFSNGGSIYLYDAGTSERTELIRPDAEYSYSMPAISQDGSDVVFRFEDLTPPSGWHVSGNGLSWMDIATGSIADSFIHPGEEMASWHIDSRASKLIYHSTDVTRLDSYGWFPTAAYIYCQGGVCSDAPPEEDAVIDSFTWKAAMTGSEAELGSDIALRLEGAPGMRAEVQVQYMAWKEDGSGSEEKTAGVALVETSAGVYQGAFALIEGIQQVKGMKAAAEKGGKVAEAEAARLPLSVSGGLMITLVADNPNTLEGATLIGWSETRKSGNRSMAVTGPSLQLPLQASGDYRLRLLAADGVKLAQSGVAPIVIQSGRSTAYTMSVQIPAAIEVVVENADGAPMPFTSLELQDPGSKKTLTGMATDSEGRASITFGYVGDSVDIVANVRSPYKVPKKQTLTLEKRTQVRITVDNEEGMVQGVVMDEAGHPAAGATVIVTQPHFTRKAVTDADGRYSLKAPIGDSTIEAYRTEAPFLRSRGYERLQISSSAAAVKNLTLYSKANGHIDVLLFSKLIDTDWEAVQVNRAALQIYSLKVTGEHNRYISYTVTTNRLLIEASPGETVQVCMSKLSGSRESSCASVQLDERREGAVELRIKETSALKGKVVFDSSRFYNVSVRVQQLDDSGKRIGSGTYNEVSGEFKLSVPKAGRYAVEFAGRARTSGVKPTTVYKEVEVGEEQFVELGDVEVKEGGLFTGSGNFLTAGAGEVVPGGTFTLRGGYKNSTGKSVSNTELRLMVPSGTTLVEGSVILNGLPVDAEKRSEAVYAIKAGVVANGQTGSFSYRLRTDSAVGEYLRAEAQIAFAWEHEEPLKVETLGTALLRVAKVTISAPERISRLTFEVTGRAPAGSSVLIYDQEQLVGEAMSSPGGYYATAITIPSIKLNPYHALKAIAVHNGEEMHSKELLIKHDPELAQPVELVVSQGGKKSRPVDITKGELRLNLPINIGLPIMFELKFNEPEQVENVIIYSGKKGYPATYDAKTETFLAMQPPSINAAAEPISVTYDPKPDSFQPSGMTNEEIAAEQLKALPKTLQEWKVDIVPPASSAASAAAREVGPTIIMTSKSNPDARSTVNMSAEEVPHFVPEPLEKGQPPVYNMSYSANPTADGGMSLHLEFIVANDQAQLMGLGHLTKAGTKFTKINLDIEKNKEGLSDLYDVIDSAMEYLDTADEIDKLLHKVEVADCMPMDRVKYHAREAEEMMDHLGTNLVLTYSLTVVGIGMAYSGVGTIAGLGVAALSFVLEKALEYQWEQMFDEWKNNLESDIKAALASPDCKADDEEKKPEKPDPKDDSIVPGELIGLPSWVFDPSGYVFEAVPSNRLDGVTATVTERNVETGKYEYWDAEWYGQINPQVTGNDGRYGWDVPVGTWQVQYRKEGYEPAQSAELVVLPPHFDVNIPMVSLAAPHVQGVYPSEGGFLIDFSKYMIPETVTTDKIMLMKDGAELSFTVEPADAETDLDGRSFASIYVLKITDPLADGDKIAIHIDADVFSYAEVPMSSAFSGEATFMSGPSKPAEAASHVRIVEGYDGLGLTWQEEDVPLFKSIKAYWRAAGEPGWSETIVEKGSGTLWIEGLEADKAYEIRLVTVDANGGESDGVTASGQPIDNRPPVDDTPPGEAAAFTGETTEGGIRLTWRDPSDGDYYRAVLELRTVGEEWGAPRYIAKGVQAYDYTGLSDGSYEARIRMEDLRGNRSAGVTATIEMKTELPVSNSPQPNLISIVNNRAGSADTITVAGLAAGDMITVYRSANGEEKLGTATVASGQTSAIVLVDQIGAAEGQLYVTITSMGRLESARVAKSYSAEAPAPIPSDRIAPNTKFRLLPLIGINAKGWPYLKGFSLSLKATDNKGGSGVKTTFYRINGGAWQTYTGPVTLTVGVTKVVEYYSVDKAGNAESPVNKMDFAKGIFVGLEMY from the coding sequence GTGATTGCGAAAGGAATGATCAGACGAAGGCGATCCGGCAAGCGTTTCCTTGCTTCCGTGCTTGCGACAGTGCTGCTGCTTGCTGCTCCGCTGCAAGCTTGGGCAGAGACGACGGAGGCACAGCAGCTTCAGGAGCTGGAGGAGTCATTGGAGACTCTCGCTGAGAAGCTGGAGGGGGAATTTACGACTGCAGAGGAGGGGATTAACGGGAAAGAGGAAGCTGTGGCGGACACGGCTGGGGATGTCAGCGTCATGGACGCGCCCATACTGAATCCGCTGAAGCCGTATTGGAACAGCAAGACAGTTACCATTGAAGGCATGTCATATCCAGGCGCTGAAATTACGGTATGGCTGACTCGATATTCCGACAGCTATCAGGCTGGCACAACGAAGGTCGACGAGCAGGGACGGTTCAGTATACCTATTACGGTTTCCTTCGAGGGGCCGTATTCGTTCCGGGCCATAGCGCGTTATAGCGACGGAACGTTAAGTCAGCATTCTTTGCCGGTAGAAACGATTATCGATGTGAAGGCGCCAGACGGACCAAGTGAGAAATCGTGGTTCTCCCCTTCAACCTCCCAAATCGAGCTGAGCTGGCATGCGCCGTATGGCTCGAATCAGCCAACCGCGTATCAGGTTTATCGGGATGGCGAGCTCTTAGGCGAGACGGCATTGCTGTATCACTTGGATGAGGGGTTAAGCCCCGGCACGATATACGAATACCAGGTATTCGGAATCGACGCTGCGGGCAACCGGTCGAAGCCGCTTGCCATCACGGCGTCGACGACTCGCAATGACATCTATCGTGTAAGTGAAGTCGAGATGGATGTCATTCGCGAGACGGCGATTAGTCCAGATGGGAAAACAACGGCGTATGTGGAGGAGAAGTGGCCGCAATACGTGCTTCATATCATGAACGAAGAAGATGGCGCGAAGCATCAGGTACAGCTGGAGGAAGGAGGCTCGTTCGACCATATTCAGCTCAGCCAGGACGGACGTTATACCCTATTCAGCGCAGAGATATCGGAGGACGATCATTATACGGAGCAGATCTTCCGTTATGATCGGACGACGCAGGAGCTGGAGAAGCTGACGGAGGGAGCGCTGAGCTCTTATCTCATTGGCGCGAGGGACGACGGGCAGCTGATCGTTTATTTGGAGCAGCCGGCCTATTATGAGGATCCCTACAAGCTTTTTCGTCATGACCTTGCAACGGGCCAGCGCGAAGAGCTGCCTCTGCCCCAGCCATGGGCCGATTACACCTCCTATATGACGTTATCGGCCGATGGAATGCATATGGTCTATGCGCTTGAGGGATGGGGGCTGGGCGCATCGGAGGAAGAGGAGCCAGAACCGGAACCGGAACCGGAACCAGAACCTGAGCCGGTAACGGGCTTGTTCGCCTATGATCTGAGTGCCTTAACAACGAAGGCCGTCTCTCCCTCAGCGCCGGATTCCAAGGTGAGTATGTCCAGAGACGGTCAGAGAATCGCATTCTCAAATGGAGGCAGCATTTATCTATACGATGCTGGAACGAGTGAGCGAACCGAGCTGATACGACCGGATGCTGAATATAGCTACAGTATGCCGGCCATCAGCCAGGACGGATCGGACGTTGTATTCCGGTTCGAGGATCTGACGCCGCCAAGCGGCTGGCATGTAAGCGGCAACGGCTTGAGTTGGATGGACATAGCGACGGGGTCTATCGCGGACAGCTTTATTCACCCAGGGGAGGAAATGGCGAGCTGGCATATCGATTCCCGCGCAAGCAAGCTGATCTACCACTCGACGGATGTAACGCGGCTTGATTCGTATGGCTGGTTTCCTACTGCGGCGTACATCTATTGTCAAGGCGGTGTGTGCTCCGACGCGCCGCCTGAGGAAGATGCCGTGATCGACTCCTTTACATGGAAGGCGGCTATGACAGGAAGCGAGGCGGAGCTAGGCTCAGATATCGCTCTGCGGCTGGAAGGCGCACCGGGCATGCGGGCGGAGGTCCAAGTCCAATATATGGCTTGGAAGGAAGACGGCTCGGGCTCGGAGGAGAAAACAGCCGGCGTTGCGCTGGTTGAGACGTCGGCTGGCGTGTACCAGGGAGCATTCGCGCTGATCGAAGGCATTCAGCAGGTGAAGGGGATGAAGGCTGCCGCAGAGAAGGGCGGCAAGGTGGCTGAAGCCGAGGCTGCAAGGCTGCCGTTATCGGTCAGCGGAGGGCTGATGATTACGTTGGTTGCGGACAATCCGAATACACTTGAAGGCGCAACGTTAATAGGATGGAGCGAAACTCGCAAATCGGGCAACCGCTCTATGGCAGTGACGGGCCCATCGCTGCAGCTGCCCTTGCAAGCCAGCGGTGACTACCGGCTGAGGCTGCTAGCGGCTGACGGCGTCAAGCTGGCTCAAAGCGGGGTGGCTCCAATCGTTATTCAGTCAGGCAGATCCACGGCTTATACGATGAGCGTCCAAATTCCGGCCGCTATTGAGGTAGTTGTGGAGAATGCCGATGGCGCGCCAATGCCCTTCACGTCTCTTGAGCTTCAGGATCCAGGGTCCAAGAAAACGTTGACGGGGATGGCTACGGATTCAGAAGGGCGCGCCTCTATTACGTTTGGATATGTTGGGGACTCTGTCGATATTGTGGCGAACGTCAGGTCGCCGTACAAGGTGCCTAAGAAGCAGACGCTTACGCTTGAGAAGCGCACCCAGGTCCGTATTACGGTGGACAACGAGGAAGGCATGGTGCAAGGCGTGGTGATGGATGAAGCAGGCCATCCGGCAGCCGGCGCAACTGTCATCGTGACGCAGCCTCACTTTACAAGAAAGGCTGTCACTGACGCTGACGGGAGGTATTCGCTCAAGGCTCCAATCGGCGATTCGACGATTGAAGCGTATCGGACGGAAGCTCCGTTCTTGAGGAGCAGAGGGTATGAGCGGCTGCAGATATCCTCCTCGGCTGCGGCAGTGAAGAATTTAACCTTGTACAGCAAAGCTAACGGTCATATAGATGTGCTGCTATTCAGCAAGCTGATCGACACCGACTGGGAGGCCGTTCAGGTTAACCGAGCGGCGCTGCAAATCTACTCTTTGAAGGTGACGGGTGAACATAATCGCTACATCAGCTATACGGTAACGACGAACAGACTGTTGATTGAAGCCAGCCCTGGAGAAACAGTGCAGGTCTGCATGTCCAAGCTGAGCGGCAGCCGAGAAAGCAGCTGCGCTTCGGTACAGCTGGACGAACGCCGCGAAGGAGCGGTCGAGCTGCGGATTAAGGAGACCTCCGCGCTCAAGGGCAAGGTTGTGTTCGACAGCAGCCGATTCTATAATGTCAGCGTTCGCGTGCAGCAGCTTGACGACTCTGGCAAACGGATCGGCAGCGGCACCTACAACGAGGTGTCCGGCGAGTTTAAGCTGTCTGTTCCGAAGGCTGGACGGTATGCGGTCGAATTCGCGGGCAGGGCTCGAACAAGCGGTGTTAAGCCGACCACCGTGTACAAGGAGGTTGAGGTCGGGGAGGAGCAGTTCGTTGAGCTTGGCGATGTAGAAGTGAAGGAAGGCGGCTTGTTCACGGGTTCAGGCAACTTCTTGACCGCGGGAGCCGGAGAAGTGGTCCCGGGCGGCACCTTCACATTAAGAGGCGGCTATAAGAACAGCACCGGCAAGAGCGTGTCCAATACGGAATTGCGGTTAATGGTTCCGTCCGGCACAACGCTGGTTGAAGGCAGCGTCATTCTGAACGGCTTGCCGGTCGATGCCGAGAAGCGCAGCGAGGCTGTCTATGCCATTAAGGCAGGTGTCGTTGCGAATGGCCAGACGGGAAGCTTCAGCTACCGGCTGCGGACAGATTCAGCTGTTGGGGAGTACCTGAGAGCGGAAGCGCAAATAGCATTTGCATGGGAACATGAGGAGCCGCTCAAAGTGGAAACGCTCGGCACCGCGCTGCTGCGTGTCGCCAAGGTAACGATCTCCGCGCCGGAACGGATATCCCGGCTGACCTTCGAAGTGACCGGCCGCGCTCCGGCAGGCAGCAGTGTCCTTATCTACGATCAGGAGCAGCTGGTCGGGGAAGCCATGTCCTCCCCCGGCGGTTATTACGCGACAGCGATTACGATTCCGTCCATTAAGCTGAATCCTTATCACGCGTTGAAGGCAATTGCTGTTCATAATGGCGAGGAGATGCATTCCAAGGAGCTCCTGATCAAGCACGATCCTGAGCTTGCCCAGCCTGTGGAGCTGGTTGTCTCGCAAGGCGGCAAAAAATCAAGACCTGTCGACATAACGAAAGGGGAGCTCAGGCTTAACCTGCCAATCAACATTGGTCTCCCGATTATGTTTGAATTGAAATTCAACGAGCCGGAACAAGTAGAGAATGTCATCATCTATAGTGGCAAAAAAGGATATCCCGCTACCTATGACGCCAAGACGGAGACGTTCCTGGCTATGCAGCCGCCAAGTATCAATGCTGCAGCCGAGCCAATCTCGGTAACGTATGACCCCAAGCCTGATTCATTCCAGCCTTCAGGCATGACGAATGAGGAGATTGCGGCGGAGCAGCTTAAAGCGCTGCCTAAGACACTGCAGGAGTGGAAGGTGGATATTGTTCCGCCGGCCTCTTCGGCAGCGAGCGCGGCTGCCCGGGAGGTTGGACCGACTATAATTATGACGTCCAAATCCAATCCGGACGCGCGAAGCACGGTGAATATGAGCGCAGAGGAAGTGCCTCATTTTGTGCCGGAGCCGCTTGAGAAGGGTCAGCCGCCTGTCTATAACATGAGCTACAGCGCGAACCCTACAGCGGATGGCGGCATGAGTTTACACCTGGAATTCATCGTGGCTAATGATCAAGCGCAGCTAATGGGACTTGGGCACTTGACGAAGGCGGGAACTAAATTTACGAAGATCAACTTGGATATTGAGAAAAACAAGGAAGGTCTCTCGGATTTATACGACGTCATTGATAGCGCGATGGAATATTTGGATACGGCCGACGAAATCGACAAGCTGCTTCATAAGGTCGAAGTTGCGGATTGTATGCCGATGGACCGCGTTAAGTACCATGCTCGAGAAGCGGAAGAGATGATGGACCACTTAGGGACCAATCTCGTGTTAACCTATTCGCTTACCGTTGTTGGCATTGGCATGGCTTATTCAGGAGTGGGCACCATCGCAGGCCTCGGAGTTGCGGCATTAAGCTTCGTGCTGGAGAAAGCTCTGGAATATCAGTGGGAGCAGATGTTTGACGAATGGAAAAATAATCTGGAGTCGGATATTAAGGCGGCGCTAGCCTCTCCGGATTGCAAGGCGGACGATGAGGAGAAGAAGCCCGAGAAGCCGGATCCCAAGGATGATTCCATTGTGCCGGGCGAGCTTATTGGCCTTCCTAGCTGGGTATTCGATCCCAGCGGCTATGTATTTGAGGCCGTGCCTTCGAATCGGCTGGACGGTGTGACGGCTACCGTCACGGAGAGGAATGTCGAGACCGGCAAATACGAATATTGGGATGCTGAATGGTACGGACAGATTAATCCACAGGTAACAGGGAATGACGGCCGCTACGGCTGGGATGTGCCGGTGGGAACATGGCAGGTGCAATACAGGAAGGAAGGCTACGAGCCTGCGCAAAGCGCGGAGCTGGTCGTGCTGCCGCCTCACTTCGACGTCAATATTCCGATGGTATCCCTGGCGGCGCCACACGTCCAAGGCGTATATCCATCGGAGGGAGGCTTCCTGATTGATTTCAGCAAATATATGATTCCGGAAACCGTGACCACAGACAAAATAATGCTGATGAAGGACGGTGCGGAGCTGTCGTTCACCGTAGAGCCCGCTGACGCTGAAACGGATTTGGACGGACGCAGCTTCGCCAGCATTTATGTGCTGAAGATTACGGACCCGCTGGCGGATGGGGACAAAATCGCGATTCATATCGACGCGGATGTGTTCAGCTATGCGGAGGTGCCGATGTCCTCTGCCTTCTCAGGGGAAGCGACATTCATGAGCGGTCCGTCCAAGCCGGCGGAGGCAGCCAGCCATGTGCGCATTGTCGAAGGCTACGACGGGCTAGGCCTGACCTGGCAGGAGGAAGACGTGCCGTTGTTCAAGAGCATTAAGGCTTATTGGAGGGCGGCCGGCGAGCCTGGGTGGTCCGAGACCATCGTAGAGAAGGGAAGCGGCACTCTCTGGATTGAAGGGCTGGAAGCGGATAAGGCGTACGAAATCCGCCTCGTGACTGTCGACGCGAACGGGGGCGAATCGGATGGCGTAACGGCTTCCGGACAGCCCATTGACAATCGTCCGCCAGTGGATGACACGCCGCCGGGGGAAGCCGCTGCGTTCACCGGGGAAACGACAGAGGGTGGAATAAGGCTGACCTGGAGGGATCCATCAGACGGCGACTACTATCGGGCTGTGCTGGAGCTTCGGACTGTCGGCGAGGAGTGGGGCGCGCCCCGGTATATTGCCAAGGGAGTTCAGGCTTACGACTATACGGGACTGTCGGACGGCAGTTATGAGGCGCGGATCAGAATGGAGGACCTGCGAGGTAATCGATCAGCAGGTGTCACAGCAACCATCGAGATGAAGACGGAGTTGCCTGTCTCCAATAGTCCTCAGCCCAATCTCATTTCGATTGTAAACAATCGCGCCGGCAGCGCAGATACGATTACCGTTGCAGGCCTTGCCGCCGGGGATATGATTACGGTATACCGTTCGGCGAACGGTGAAGAGAAGCTGGGAACAGCAACGGTTGCTTCCGGCCAGACCTCGGCAATTGTCCTTGTGGATCAGATTGGCGCCGCTGAAGGGCAGCTGTATGTGACCATCACGAGCATGGGTCGATTAGAAAGCGCAAGAGTAGCCAAGTCGTACAGTGCAGAAGCGCCGGCTCCTATTCCGAGTGACAGGATTGCGCCAAATACCAAGTTTCGTCTTCTGCCGCTGATAGGCATTAATGCCAAGGGCTGGCCTTATCTCAAGGGCTTCTCCCTCTCGCTCAAAGCGACAGACAACAAAGGCGGAAGCGGTGTGAAGACGACATTCTACCGTATTAACGGGGGGGCTTGGCAGACCTATACGGGACCTGTCACCCTGACCGTGGGCGTAACGAAGGTTGTGGAATACTACAGCGTCGACAAAGCGGGGAACGCGGAGTCTCCCGTTAATAAGATGGATTTCGCCAAAGGTATATTTGTTGGATTGGAAATGTATTAA
- a CDS encoding response regulator transcription factor, whose protein sequence is MSKIRLVIADDQTLMRDGLQTIINLEDDMEVVGLADNGEAALQLVRELRPDLVLMDVRMPIMDGIEATRLIVTELPETLIVVLTTFAEDQYIVDSLVNGAAGFLLKDMPADRIVQSIRDAMNGQLMMSGVIAGKLAARITALSSPPAKRSTSVKFKEGHTFTDREKQIIQLLIEGETNKEIAQTLFMSEGTVKNYVSIIYHKIGVNDRTKAILHLKDLME, encoded by the coding sequence TTGTCCAAAATACGACTTGTTATCGCCGATGACCAAACGCTCATGAGAGACGGACTGCAGACCATTATTAATCTGGAAGACGACATGGAGGTCGTCGGGCTGGCCGACAACGGCGAGGCGGCCTTGCAGCTTGTGCGGGAGCTTCGTCCCGATCTGGTGCTCATGGACGTGCGCATGCCGATTATGGACGGCATTGAAGCGACTCGGCTCATCGTAACGGAGCTGCCCGAGACGCTTATTGTGGTGCTGACCACCTTCGCCGAGGATCAATATATCGTGGACAGTCTTGTGAACGGAGCGGCCGGCTTTCTGCTGAAGGATATGCCAGCCGACCGGATCGTGCAGTCCATCCGCGACGCTATGAACGGCCAGCTTATGATGTCCGGCGTTATCGCGGGCAAGCTTGCCGCCCGCATTACGGCGTTGTCGTCCCCGCCGGCCAAACGCAGTACAAGCGTCAAATTTAAGGAGGGGCACACCTTCACTGATCGGGAGAAGCAGATTATCCAGCTGCTGATTGAAGGCGAGACGAACAAGGAGATTGCGCAAACATTATTTATGAGCGAGGGCACGGTCAAAAATTATGTGAGCATCATTTATCACAAGATTGGGGTCAATGATCGGACAAAGGCCATTTTACACTTGAAGGATTTAATGGAGTAG